A genomic segment from Lusitaniella coriacea LEGE 07157 encodes:
- a CDS encoding two-partner secretion domain-containing protein — MIQWGNLVKINRLNHALSILFPQVIRFFFVGLSTLEANAQIVPDGTLRNNSTANLLGPQWIITGGKTIGNNLFHSFNAFNVGTGEIAFFNNAATLQNIIARVTGGTSSTIDGLIRANGVANLFLINPNGIIFGANAQLGIGGSFFASTADSVVFSDRSSFSATNPQAAPLLAVNVPMGLQMGTNPSNIAVNAQNLQAFPGRTIGFIGGNLQLNNAQVRAFQGRVELGSVGANSLVRLTPNTTNIAASYEGVSNFQDIQLSNAFFDVSGLGGGTIQVQGRNVAVGNGSTLASRTFGSEAGGDIILRGSESVSITGDNPSRFTGIALDTLGTGTGGNAIVETEQFLLQGTANIALSSLNSGAGGNLTIRASEQATIVGLGLDALEQFLDIAFSGQFTLGTPVAGLFAIAAADGQSGDITIETGSLSLQNGALFANATFGQASSGNINIRTTSSMEVVGSAVLNAATFGSQGSAGKTEIDTSQLTVRDGGLISTITFGNEPSGDIAITASDFVELNRTLPNAIFPTGITNNSFGVGAGGDVKIATGRFINRDGAVVIATSGGILGTGFVPFGGPGGNISIEARESVEITGSAANRFAGQAGGELVGGPGTTTSTSFPAGDLTIRTRRLTLADGAFVDSATLSSGNGGNLLVEASESVELIGRSSLTGFPTSITTSSGRPDFSQTVVTGNGGNLTLRTKSLALRDGATLDMRSFGVGDAGTLDITAHSIFLDRGSSFNASTVSGAGGNINLNAKLILLRRGSNITTDAGNTDGGNIFINANNLVAVLTEDSDISANSRNSRGGNITINVSGGIFGLRFQEEDTPLSDITATGRDSSQSGTVTINTVEINPAENLEKLALDFADPSQQIATGCAAYAQSRFEVIGRGGLPEDPTVMLPGQTVWRDLQAFSSSTTNAEESVSLQEINTSRPLVEANSWRVNKAGNVELVTVLPSKMAKAGITGCAAEY; from the coding sequence GTGATACAATGGGGAAATCTTGTTAAAATCAATCGCCTCAACCATGCGTTATCGATACTTTTTCCTCAAGTTATTCGCTTTTTTTTTGTAGGATTATCGACCCTAGAAGCTAACGCTCAAATTGTCCCCGATGGAACTCTTCGTAACAACTCCACTGCTAATTTACTAGGGCCACAATGGATAATTACGGGAGGGAAAACAATAGGAAATAATCTATTCCATAGCTTCAATGCCTTCAACGTCGGTACGGGAGAAATTGCATTTTTTAACAACGCCGCAACCCTACAAAACATTATTGCGCGGGTGACGGGGGGAACGAGTTCGACCATTGACGGACTGATTCGAGCGAACGGAGTAGCCAATTTATTTCTGATTAATCCCAATGGAATTATCTTTGGGGCAAACGCTCAACTTGGTATTGGCGGCTCGTTTTTTGCTAGTACTGCCGATAGTGTCGTATTTTCTGATAGAAGTTCTTTCAGCGCAACCAATCCCCAAGCGGCTCCCCTACTTGCGGTAAACGTGCCAATGGGACTGCAAATGGGTACAAATCCCAGCAACATCGCTGTGAATGCCCAAAACTTGCAAGCATTTCCCGGTCGAACAATCGGTTTCATTGGAGGAAATCTGCAACTGAACAACGCCCAGGTGCGAGCCTTTCAAGGAAGAGTTGAATTAGGCAGCGTCGGAGCAAATAGTTTAGTGCGACTAACACCAAATACAACGAATATTGCCGCGAGCTATGAAGGCGTTTCCAACTTCCAGGACATTCAACTCTCAAACGCATTTTTTGATGTGAGCGGATTAGGCGGTGGAACGATTCAAGTTCAGGGGAGAAATGTTGCCGTTGGGAATGGTTCCACACTCGCGAGTCGAACGTTTGGTTCCGAAGCAGGAGGGGATATCATTTTGCGGGGAAGCGAGTCGGTATCGATAACAGGGGACAACCCATCAAGATTTACTGGAATTGCTCTTGATACTTTGGGGACGGGAACAGGAGGAAATGCCATTGTAGAAACCGAGCAGTTTTTACTTCAAGGAACAGCTAATATTGCTCTGAGCAGTTTGAATTCTGGCGCTGGAGGAAATTTGACAATTCGAGCGTCAGAGCAGGCGACTATAGTGGGTTTAGGACTAGATGCTTTAGAGCAGTTCTTAGATATTGCTTTTTCGGGGCAATTCACTCTGGGTACTCCAGTTGCAGGGTTATTTGCTATTGCGGCGGCTGATGGGCAGAGTGGAGATATTACGATTGAAACGGGTTCCCTCTCGCTGCAAAATGGCGCACTGTTCGCCAACGCAACCTTCGGTCAAGCGTCTAGTGGCAATATTAATATCCGCACGACGAGTTCTATGGAAGTTGTCGGTTCTGCGGTGCTTAATGCTGCAACATTTGGCAGTCAAGGCTCGGCAGGCAAAACCGAAATTGATACAAGTCAATTAACCGTGCGCGATGGCGGCTTAATTTCAACCATTACCTTTGGCAACGAACCGAGTGGAGATATCGCGATTACAGCGTCAGATTTTGTAGAACTGAACCGAACGCTTCCCAATGCCATCTTCCCAACGGGCATCACCAATAATTCCTTCGGTGTGGGAGCGGGGGGCGATGTCAAGATTGCTACAGGGCGATTTATTAACAGAGATGGAGCAGTTGTGATTGCAACTAGCGGCGGTATTCTTGGAACAGGATTTGTTCCCTTTGGAGGACCAGGAGGAAATATTTCGATTGAAGCGCGAGAGTCGGTGGAAATTACGGGTAGTGCAGCGAATCGTTTTGCAGGACAGGCAGGAGGGGAGTTAGTTGGCGGGCCGGGAACAACGACATCCACCTCATTTCCCGCAGGAGATTTAACCATTCGCACGCGCCGACTCACCCTTGCCGATGGTGCTTTCGTCGATAGTGCAACGCTTTCTTCTGGCAATGGGGGAAACCTGCTGGTTGAAGCGTCGGAGTCTGTAGAGTTGATTGGCAGGTCGAGTCTTACTGGATTTCCCACAAGCATAACAACTTCGTCGGGTCGTCCCGATTTCTCTCAGACAGTGGTGACGGGGAATGGCGGAAATTTAACCCTGAGAACGAAAAGTTTAGCTTTGCGAGATGGGGCAACTCTGGATATGAGGAGTTTTGGGGTTGGGGATGCGGGAACGTTGGATATCACGGCTCATTCCATCTTCCTCGATCGCGGAAGTAGTTTCAATGCATCCACTGTTTCAGGCGCAGGGGGGAATATCAACCTTAACGCCAAGCTCATTCTTTTACGTCGAGGGAGCAACATCACCACCGATGCAGGCAATACCGACGGGGGGAATATTTTCATCAATGCAAATAATCTGGTTGCCGTCCTCACTGAAGATAGCGACATCAGCGCCAATTCTCGCAACTCCCGTGGAGGGAATATCACAATTAACGTATCGGGAGGCATTTTTGGGCTGCGGTTTCAAGAGGAAGACACCCCCTTGAGCGACATTACCGCAACGGGTCGCGATTCTTCCCAAAGTGGCACGGTGACGATTAATACAGTGGAAATCAACCCGGCAGAAAATTTAGAAAAGCTTGCACTTGACTTTGCCGACCCCAGCCAGCAAATTGCAACGGGGTGTGCGGCATATGCCCAGAGCCGATTTGAGGTGATTGGACGGGGGGGTTTGCCGGAAGATCCAACGGTAATGCTTCCAGGACAAACGGTGTGGCGAGATTTGCAAGCATTTTCCTCAAGCACGACGAACGCAGAAGAATCGGTTTCTCTTCAAGAAATTAACACCTCTCGTCCCCTTGTAGAGGCAAACAGTTGGCGGGTAAATAAGGCGGGAAATGTGGAATTAGTGACAGTTTTGCCCAGTAAAATGGCAAAAGCAGGAATTACCGGTTGTGCGGCAGAATATTAA
- a CDS encoding glycosyltransferase: protein MQLKTVRRFNSKSRSNFPPAVSTGNTLPPIYFYLPASYYSVSSNSLKHDWSALNNGVCVWTVQTCHNLQAIGVPCHLTNTFPDEGIVLAHRDALEGYDIQSKSGAMLICIKAEREGHPAAQLHVVQNPRDRNFRNSYFMPHWTQPQLVARDRDRGDRFETIAYFGRPGNLAPELQDAAWGKKLQEMGLKWRICENREEWIDYSQIDATISVRSFDRRQLSQTNCFFCKPATKLYNSWLAGTPAILGCESAFQGERRSELDYLEVSSVQSAIAALQNLRDNPSLRQAMQENARSRAAEILPQQITLRWHDFLQQVAIPTYQHWQQTPLKLRQLQGFGGTLDVKRYRFKQKARSFISSIF from the coding sequence ATGCAACTTAAAACTGTTCGACGTTTTAACTCGAAATCGCGCAGCAACTTTCCTCCGGCAGTCAGCACTGGGAACACTCTTCCTCCCATTTATTTTTACCTTCCCGCCTCGTATTATTCCGTCTCCTCCAACTCTCTCAAGCATGACTGGAGTGCTTTGAATAATGGCGTTTGCGTGTGGACAGTGCAAACTTGCCACAACTTACAAGCAATTGGCGTTCCCTGTCATTTGACCAATACTTTCCCCGATGAAGGGATTGTTCTCGCTCATCGAGATGCGTTGGAAGGCTACGATATTCAATCGAAATCAGGGGCGATGTTAATTTGCATTAAAGCAGAACGAGAAGGGCATCCAGCCGCTCAACTCCACGTCGTCCAAAATCCCCGCGATCGGAATTTTAGGAATAGCTATTTTATGCCTCACTGGACGCAACCGCAATTGGTGGCGCGCGATCGCGATCGTGGCGATCGTTTTGAAACCATTGCCTACTTTGGTCGTCCGGGAAACCTCGCACCGGAGTTGCAAGATGCTGCGTGGGGGAAGAAATTGCAGGAAATGGGACTTAAATGGCGTATTTGTGAGAATCGAGAGGAATGGATCGATTACAGCCAGATCGATGCGACTATATCGGTGCGCAGTTTCGATCGTCGTCAACTCTCCCAAACGAATTGTTTCTTTTGCAAACCCGCAACAAAGCTCTATAATTCTTGGCTGGCTGGCACCCCGGCAATTTTGGGATGCGAATCTGCTTTTCAGGGGGAACGGCGTAGCGAACTGGACTATTTAGAAGTCTCTTCGGTGCAAAGCGCGATCGCGGCACTTCAAAACTTGCGGGATAATCCCTCACTGCGCCAAGCAATGCAGGAGAACGCGCGATCGCGCGCGGCTGAAATTCTCCCGCAACAAATCACGCTCCGTTGGCACGATTTTCTCCAACAGGTTGCCATTCCTACCTACCAACACTGGCAGCAAACACCTTTGAAATTGCGACAACTTCAGGGATTTGGCGGAACATTGGATGTCAAACGCTACCGTTTCAAACAAAAAGCGCGATCCTTTATTTCCTCAATTTTTTGA